Proteins from a single region of Candidatus Woesearchaeota archaeon:
- a CDS encoding radical SAM protein, giving the protein MSQFLPVNLQEGKQYYQNFKQFDVVFITGDPYYDHPLSGMSIIARLLDSKGYKVGIIPQPETDEEFQACGQPKYFFCITSGLLDSMLANYTPMLHKRENVLVPERALITYTTKVKTLFKGVITVLGGVEATIRRFTHFDYKENTLRRGILHDTKADMLIFANAERAILTLLQRMSNIKKESDTFAQIRDKLDLSTIDGTSYRIKKEEIKPDIRVLPSFEQCVANKEDFSLLTRLHYLLPDAPFIEPTGVGFIQHNRPEHTLTQEEMDLIYNLPFTRDIHPHAKNREFNVQMVEKLAASVIIGRGCWGSCNFCIIPLVQGKEVAKRSKESIVKEIESMYAKGTKRINDLTLPTLNMYGSYCDLYDHPQEIYSPLINKTITVYNKTEYCNQQCVGCSHRQISDDLMPILEEVEKLNQKYQHTSLELRSAIRHDIILDQKKLFRKIMQFTTRLKIAPEHISDKVLASMNKARRKEFELFLEEFKKVNQEQGTRKRLVPYFVAAHPGSTQEDMDELKRFCEDKKLFVNLTQVFTPTPGTASTATYYTGIETRDKKKVYVPRTFREKKDQKYTLFSKEEHDRDDESG; this is encoded by the coding sequence ATGTCACAATTCCTTCCCGTCAACCTTCAAGAAGGCAAACAGTACTATCAGAACTTCAAGCAGTTTGACGTCGTTTTCATTACCGGCGATCCCTATTACGATCATCCGTTAAGTGGTATGTCCATCATCGCACGTCTCTTAGACAGCAAAGGCTACAAAGTCGGCATTATTCCCCAACCAGAAACCGATGAAGAATTTCAAGCCTGTGGACAACCAAAATACTTCTTCTGCATCACCAGTGGGCTTCTTGACAGCATGCTTGCCAACTACACGCCCATGTTGCATAAACGAGAGAATGTATTAGTCCCGGAGCGAGCACTCATCACATACACTACAAAAGTCAAAACTCTCTTCAAAGGGGTCATTACTGTTCTTGGTGGAGTGGAAGCAACCATCCGACGTTTTACTCATTTTGATTACAAAGAGAATACACTGCGTCGAGGAATTTTGCATGATACCAAAGCAGACATGCTCATTTTTGCCAATGCAGAAAGAGCCATTCTCACTTTATTACAACGAATGAGCAACATAAAGAAAGAAAGCGACACATTTGCACAAATCCGCGACAAACTAGATCTTTCCACTATCGATGGCACTTCCTATCGTATCAAAAAAGAAGAAATAAAACCTGATATTAGGGTTCTCCCCAGCTTTGAACAATGTGTTGCCAACAAAGAAGATTTCAGCCTACTTACTCGCTTACACTATTTACTTCCCGATGCACCATTTATTGAACCCACTGGTGTCGGATTCATCCAACACAATCGTCCCGAACACACTTTAACACAAGAAGAAATGGATCTTATCTACAACCTCCCTTTCACAAGAGATATCCACCCCCACGCGAAGAATCGCGAATTCAACGTGCAGATGGTTGAAAAACTCGCAGCATCTGTGATTATCGGTCGTGGCTGTTGGGGCAGCTGTAATTTCTGTATTATCCCTTTAGTTCAGGGTAAAGAAGTTGCTAAACGCAGCAAAGAAAGCATTGTCAAAGAAATAGAATCGATGTATGCTAAGGGCACAAAGAGAATCAACGATCTCACCCTCCCCACTTTGAATATGTACGGATCTTACTGCGATCTTTACGACCACCCACAAGAAATCTACTCCCCCCTCATCAACAAAACAATCACAGTCTACAACAAAACAGAATATTGTAATCAACAATGTGTTGGTTGTTCTCATCGTCAAATTAGCGATGATCTCATGCCAATTCTCGAAGAAGTAGAAAAACTCAATCAGAAATATCAACACACTTCTCTTGAACTTCGAAGTGCCATTCGTCATGACATTATTCTTGACCAAAAGAAACTCTTTCGCAAGATCATGCAGTTTACCACGCGTCTCAAGATTGCTCCAGAACATATTTCCGATAAAGTTTTGGCTTCCATGAACAAAGCTAGACGTAAAGAATTCGAATTATTTCTCGAAGAATTCAAAAAAGTCAATCAAGAACAAGGCACACGTAAACGACTCGTTCCTTATTTTGTTGCCGCACATCCAGGTAGTACGCAAGAAGATATGGATGAACTCAAACGCTTCTGTGAAGACAAGAAACTCTTCGTCAATTTAACTCAAGTTTTTACACCAACACCGGGAACAGCATCAACAGCGACGTATTATACTGGTATTGAAACTCGTGATAAAAAGAAAGTCTATGTACCTCGAACATTTCGTGAGAAAAAAGATCAAAAGTATACTCTCTTTAGCAAAGAAGAACATGATCGTGATGATGAGAGTGGATAA